DNA from Nematostella vectensis chromosome 5, jaNemVect1.1, whole genome shotgun sequence:
AATAACTCCATGTCCCCCTCAGAAAACACTGAGCtgtcaaaaacaaatattgacaTTGAAAGCAAGGATAAATTTTCGCATATCCTCCTTGGAAAATACTGCATTGCATTGTTTGTCCAATTCTGAAAAGTAGTTTTTCTTTGTACCCTGATTAGCTACACTTCTTTCTCACGGAATGCTAGCCATTTTCTGGAGTTTCTGTTTCGTGTCCTCTGAGCAAACCACTGCATAAGCACTTCCTGCAGCACTTCAAAATAATGTAATGCCTTGATCAAACCGAGAGCTCTTATTGAGAAGAGTTTTCGAGTGTCGATGACTGTTTCAACTCTAACTAGCTCTTACAGGTTTACAATCGGCCAGTCTTTGGGTGTTGAAAAGAGTGGTCACTGAGATTTCGTAATCATTATTCAACTTTGATCAATGAATTGGACTATCATGAAAACCGCTTACTGAACTTCTTCTCATGGAAAAAAGGGCAACTAATCAGCCCCCACATGTCCAACATGTTCAAAAGAGCAAGAGTCTAACGTGAGGCAATAGCTGAGAGAGTGTGATGAACAAAATGGTATGATAGATTTAAACTCTGATTGACTCTCGCTTTCGTTTGCCAGGATAAAGACGCATTACCACTCGCATCCATGGCACAATTGCCATTCTTCTTTTCCTGTTGTGATGCTGATTCAGTTGCAGGTTCAGACACTTCAGGTTTCTCTTCTTCTGAAACCACTGCTAAACCATTTGCATCATTCTTTGCTGGCTTCTTTTGCTCACCTGTTCATACAAAATAATTGCACACCATAAGAACTGATATTGATACAGCCTCGTTAAAGTGCATCTGAAGGAATAAAACCGATATCCTTCAAAACGGCTCAATCATCGATATTTAATATCTCCTATGCTAAAAGAATCTTTATTACCAAAAATCCCCGATTTTAAATCTAGGAAAGCAATAAAGGGTAGAAGTTTCACTGATGTTTTTGAAGAGAGCCCTTCATCAAACGAAAGAAAAACGGATCCAGGCTGGGTGGAGGTAAACATAGGTGCACAAAACCCCGGGGTGTTTTCTGGACTGCTATATGCATATGGGTAGTGTAAAGTACTCTAAACCCCTCGTGTATTTTCCAGGGTTGTAATTCCattaaaaagaattttttttaatgtattgTTGAAATAGTAATATTGATTTTAGTTGGAAGGAGGAAGGAGTCTAAGGAGGGTGTAATCAGAGGAGTAAtcagttttttttgtgtgcCTCACACATCCCTTCCCTTTATGCTTTTTGGGGCTCCAGCAACAGGCCCGTAGCAAGGGGGGCTTGGGGGGGTTCAAAAGAACCCCCCACTCgacttgaaggtccgctctaatgAAGAAAAATCAAGTACCAATACAAGGTAGGACGAGCTACctagagaaaatggtccgctttCTGGGTAAATGAGACCCCCCTTTCCCCCGCTCAACTTAAATGCTGGCTATGAGCCTGCACaatcaaccaaaaaaaaaaactttgtagaggtgaaatacagtacaaGGGCTAGACTGTCAATATCACATTATATAGAATAAAAGCAACTTAATAGGCTATTCCAGCTATGCATGCGCATGATGATGGTAGTTGAGGCAGGTTTCCATGTCGAGTGTGTGTGCATGATTTTAACTGAAGGGCCTATTACATACTTACTTTTTAACTTGATATTGGGCCACTCCCCACACTGCAGGGCTTGTACAACTCGCCCAAAACCTGTCTGCTCCCCAAATTCACCTTGGACAATAGCAAGCAAatagtaaataaaaaacactCCCATTTTAGAACATTGGGAAAAGTAAATGTGTTGATCCATTTAAAATTCATAGAAGATTTTgggggattttatttttttcacttcagtttattttttcccctcagtttattttttccttgaccCCCTCCTTTTTGGGTTCAAAATCAGAAACCTACCATCAGAGTTGTCCACATCATTATCAGGCTTCAACTCCACCAGCTCAAAGGAGTTTCTCAAGCACCACTCCACAATCTCTTTTTGATCcactaaagaaaaaaaagatggtTGTTATGTTATACTAACTTTAGGTTTATTAATCATGTGGGTATGTACAAAGTGGCACTACATTCAGAGTCTAAAAAGTTTTGGCTTGAGACAAGCTCTGTCAGCTATATGATACTTATGTTACTATTCATAAGGATACAAGTTACACTATATGACATCTCCTTTTATTTagaaattttgaaaacaattacCATATTAACCCCCGTATAAGCCACACTTTATTCACTCCAAAATGACCTTCTAAATTAGGGTGTATCTTTTACACGGAATGCCACTTTTTATAATTTGGATGGAACGAAGTTGAAGCAATGGTGATTTTCAAACGTAAGACGATGCCAAggataaaagaaagaaaaaagagcgttttttttcaatgaaataCTTTGGTTTTAGCTCTATTAAATCGCTCACTAACCATAGGCAGATTTGCTTTTTGCAGCATTTCTTTCTGGAATTGCTGTAGCACACAATTGCAAGTTTTAAACATTTGAatattgactttttttttacttttttgagCTCGAAATTCTGGGTGCGTCTTATACATGGGTGCATCTTATACGTTGTTTAATATGGTTATAATGACAATTGTAAAAACAGTATATTCAAGGTACTGGTACAAGGTTTTGATGAGCTACAGTACATATGATTACTGAAGTATCACATTCTTATTATCATGACAAATTTTACAGAACATTTGGCAAATCTTTAATTACGTGATCGCAGAGAAGAATGTGTTTGCAAAGGATTTAATTTTGCAAATCTAAAGTTcaaaaaactttattttctcattttaaaaaaataattaatgcTAAACAACAATTGGAATACAAACAGTAATGGTGTCCCTGTACCTGATTATCAATAGTTTTGTTACATGTCCTTACTAGGAGATCTCAATAGAACCTTTAGTCTGTCTCCGttaccaattttttttttatctgtatATTTTTGTGATAAAATTTCTCAGACTTTATTTTTCGTGAGTATTTAATTCCGTGGATTTAAGTAGGCATGCAAATTTGCAGAATTAGGTATATTGTATACAATAGATAGAACTACTGAATATTACAGTATGTTTGGTTACTGTTGATCATATCCTAGCAAGATGGTGGTTTGAAAGCAAATATAAACTCTTATCAACATAGTAAATTACAGCATTATTTGTTACTTCAGCTATAAAACTTAGACATAGTGTATTGTACAAAATATGGCTGTGGATGGTATGTGTTTCTCCCTATACACACAGTCAAAGCTGCCATATTGCTTTGTTCTGGCCATGCCTTAGCTGGGAAGGAACTAGAAAcctaatcatcattatttatcattatcattagtTCGTGAGGCAGAagatagataaaaaaagatggCAGTCCCAACTCAgcacatagagaaaaaaaaaaggttaacaCCTGCAGGCTGTGCAAATCAAGATACTTGCTTTATTTTCATGATTCAGAAATGTTAAATAACCAGGGCACTCAATTTCTGTATCATTGCCTCAATAATGGTCATCTTGTCTCTGTGATAGTCATTTTTCCCTGTTCATAGTTTATCTGTTGCTACAGTCCTGACAAATAAATAAGTGCTCATTGTCACCTTCAGGCTCACTGCTCTCCCCTTCTCCAGTGTTGAGTAGCAAGCACACTGAGGGGTTTACTTCTAATGAGTCTAAGTACACTGACCAAAGCATAACATCTTTCCTACTTGAAGACTTAAAGGGAAAAAGGATATGAATTAATTAGTATTGAGGTTCTAAAAATCATATTGCTAATAAAAAATGTGGCCTATACATAGAGTCGTCTTTAATTAGCTATTTTGCAAGGACATGGAAGTAGAATAATTGGGGAAGCATCTTATACAGCTAGAAAATGGGAAGAGGGCACTTGAAAATCTGCACAGCACATTTAAATATAGTTTGAATATAGCTGCTTGATATTGCTAGATGGTAAATTATTAGGGTAGAAGGCAGCCCCACTTGTCATGAAGGTCGGATGTAGTttttaaagagaaaattgtttcaatttttttagttgTGTTGATGATTAAAAAACACCCTTGCAACTTCTTGTTTGCTTTATGAGTGATAGTGTTATCTTATATTTTCCTGCATGTATGTACAGTCTTGTTTGCTTTATGAGTGATAGTGTTATCTTATATTTTCCTGCATGTATGTACAGTCTTGTTTGCTTTATGAGTGATAGTGTTATCTTATATTTTCCTGCATGTATGCACAGTCTTGTTTGCTTTATGAGTGATAGTGTTATCTTATATTTTCCTGCATGTATGCACAGTCTTGTTTGCTTTATGAGTAATAGCTATATTTTCCTGCATGTATGCACAGTCTTGTTTGCTTTATGAGTGATAGTGTTATCTTATATTTTCCTGCATGTATGTACAGTCTTGTTTGCTTTATGAGTGATAGTGTTATCTTATATTTTCCTGCATGTATGTACAGTCTTGTTTGCTTTATGAGTGATAGTGTTATCTTATATTTTCCTGCATGTATGTACAGTCTTGAAGACTACATGAAATATTGGATAAAACAATGTAAACTTTAATACTAACCTTTTGGTGATCATAAACAATTATCATCCCCTCAAAATCACTATTGTTTCCTTTAATGACATCATTGGGGGCAGACAAATTACTGCTGTAACAAAATTCAATGTGTGCTGTGAAGTATTTATTCTCTATCATCCATGGAACCGCACACAGATTGTTCCCAGGCGATGCGCTTGGAGTCGGCAAGGAATTGTCTCCACAAATCTCTGTGGCAAAATTTCAACAAAAACAAGTACAAAATCAGTGCTTGATTCAAGAATGAGAATTTTTTGCATTTAAAATGCAGCATGCATTCGGATAAAAAGTGCTTGATTTTAGGTGGCGCTGATTTTAGAACTAGACCACCATTGGCTGATTCATGACCGGTTAAGTAGCAACAATATTCTTTGACAGAGAATCGGTCACCATAATGTAATTGCGGTACTCTTCTCTGTATAATATCCATATtgcactttttttaaaagaaatatgaTGTGatcgatgaaaaaaaaactccatCATCGGGGATTAGTTACTAAACATCAATATACACAAGCTACTCACGTTTTATGGTATCCTGGGAAGATAAAAACGAACTACAACTCACAACCAATACCCGGCCTTTCTCGTCGGCCATTTTGGATATTTTTTACCGCTGATCTTATTTTGCTTGCGGGCACAGAGTACTTAGAACAATTGTTGTGATTGGTCATAACTGAAGAATGATAAAATTAACCAATCGGCAGTTGTGTTCTAAAGATATCTAGATTATGCAAAGTATCATTTGGATTGGTTTCCTTGGATCCCAAAATGGCGGTCTAATGGAACTGCTCGATTTGACCAGTATGTAAACATTTAAAATTGTGTTTTTGAGTACAAGAAAGACATGTTTTCCCTAACAGAGCTCGGAGGAAACTCCACAGAGCTTGGTGAAATACTTGTCAAGgtaatatttttatcatcctttattttaatgtgtttttcGCGGTTTATTTACGTTTGTTTGCTCTTTTAAAGTTGGCGAGTTTTCTTCTGTGATTCTTTGGTTATTATTTGATCACTATTGTTAGCATCTTGGTTGGAGGCAATTATCCTAATTGTGTTCTCTTGTAAGAATTGATCATTCGTAGCAGTTTGTTGCTTATAAAAGTGTACTTCACATATTTTAGATTGTCATAAGTAAATATGTAACTATGATGCCTGGCAAATAGTTTGGGAAGATGTTAGCAGAAAATTTATGATCGATTCCTCATACCCTTTCCATAATAAATttcctgtttttgttttactgtTAAGGCCTAGATTTCAGTAAGCTGTTCTTTATTTTCCTTCAGCTATAATTTAAAGGAGTATAAAGTTCAAAGCAGTCCTATTCAATTTCTTATAA
Protein-coding regions in this window:
- the LOC5509186 gene encoding alpha- and gamma-adaptin-binding protein p34 isoform X2, producing the protein MADEKGRVLVVSCSSFLSSQDTIKQICGDNSLPTPSASPGNNLCAVPWMIENKYFTAHIEFCYSSNLSAPNDVIKGNNSDFEGMIIVYDHQKSSSRKDVMLWSVYLDSLEVNPSVCLLLNTGEGESSEPEVDQKEIVEWCLRNSFELVELKPDNDVDNSDGEFGEQTGFGRVVQALQCGEWPNIKLKSEQKKPAKNDANGLAVVSEEEKPEVSEPATESASQQEKKNGNCAMDASAVFPEEEMELLSRLGSEDPGDESFEELFTRLQHMKGRGSFLESNGRR
- the LOC5509186 gene encoding alpha- and gamma-adaptin-binding protein p34 isoform X1, translated to MADEKGRVLVVSCSSFLSSQDTIKQICGDNSLPTPSASPGNNLCAVPWMIENKYFTAHIEFCYSSNLSAPNDVIKGNNSDFEGMIIVYDHQKSSSRKDVMLWSVYLDSLEVNPSVCLLLNTGEGESSEPEVDQKEIVEWCLRNSFELVELKPDNDVDNSDGEFGEQTGFGRVVQALQCGEWPNIKLKSEQKKPAKNDANGLAVVSEEEKPEVSEPATESASQQEKKNGNCAMDASAVFPEEEMELLSRLGSEDPGDESFEELFTRLQHMKERAACLPDNERKSYAEKVAVAFWKAMGGDEDEISGLDADSD